From Triticum aestivum cultivar Chinese Spring chromosome 4A, IWGSC CS RefSeq v2.1, whole genome shotgun sequence, a single genomic window includes:
- the LOC123085051 gene encoding probable galacturonosyltransferase 14, protein MQLRISPSMRSITISSSNGVVDSMKVRVAPQPPPPPPPLAPPPAARRAAGAGGGAGGWGAAWYLRAVAFPAVVALGCLLPFAFILLAVPALEAGGTKCSSIDCLGRRIGPSFLGRQGGDSTRLVQDLYRIFDQVNNEESTSDKKLPESFREFLSEMKDNHYDARTFAVRLKATMKNMDKEVKRSRLAEQLYKHYASTAIPKGIHCLSLRLTDEYSSNAHARKQLPPPELLPLLSDNSFQHYILASDNILAASVVVSSTVRSSSVPDKVVFHVITDKKTYPGMHSWFALNSVSPAIVEVKGVHQFDWLTRENVPVLEAIENHRGVRNHYHGDHGTVSSASDNPRVLASKLQARSPKYISLLNHLRIYLPELFPSLNKVVFLDDDIVVQRDLSPLWEIDLEGKVNGAVETCRGEDNWVMSKRFRTYFNFSHPVIDRSLDPDECAWAYGMNVFNLEAWRKTNIRDTYHFWLKENLRAGLTLWKFGTLPPALIAFRGHVHGIDPSWHMLGLGYQESTDIESVKKAAVVHYNGQCKPWLDIAFKNLQPFWTKHVNYSNDFIRNCHILEPLYDR, encoded by the exons ATGCAGCTGCGGATCTCGCCGAGCATGCGCAGCATCACCATCTCCAGCAGCAATGGCGTCGTCGACTCCATGAAGGTGCGCGTCGCGCCgcagccgcccccgcccccgccgccgctcgcgccgccgcccgcggcccgccgcGCCGCCGGGGCAGGCGGAGGGGCCGGCGGGTGGGGCGCCGCCTGGTACCTCCGCGCCGTCGCCTTCCCGGCCGTCGTCGCGCTCGGCTGCCTCCTGCCCTTCGCCTTCATCCTCCTCGCCGTGCCGGCGCTCGAGGCCGGCGGGACCAAGTGCTCCTCCATCG ATTGCTTGGGGAGGCGAATAGGGCCTAGTTTCCTTGGTAGGCAGGGGGGTGATTCTACG AGACTGGTGCAAGACCTGTATAGGATTTTTGATCAAGTTAACAACGAGGAATCCACTTCTGATAAGAAGTTACCAGAATCATTCAGGGAGTTTCTTTCGGAGATGAAGGATAACCATTACGATGCTAGGACATTTGCTGTCAGGTTGAAGGCTACG ATGAAAAACATGGATAAGGAGGTAAAGAGGTCAAGGCTCGCAGAACAGCTGTATAAACATTATGCTTCAACTGCTATTCCCAAAGGCATTCATTGCCTGTCTCTGCGCCTTACTGATGAATACTCCTCAAATGCTCATGCAAGGAAACAGTTGCCACCACCTGAACTGTTACCGTTGCTTTCTGATAATTCCTTCCAGCATTATATTCTTGCTAGTGATAACATCCTTGCTGCTTCAGTCGTTGTCAGCTCAACTGTACGGTCTTCCTCGGTACCTGATAAAGTAGTCTTCCATGTTATCACTGATAAAAAAACATATCCAGGGATGCATTCATGGTTTGCCCTTAATTCTGTATCACCTGCAATAGTTGAAGTGAAAGGTGTTCATCAGTTTGACTGGTTGACCAGAGAGAATGTCCCAGTACTAGAGGCTATAGAAAACCACCGTGGAGTCAGAAATCATTATCATGGAGATCATGGAACAGTTTCCAGTGCAAGTGACAACCCAAGGGTGCTTGCTTCCAAGCTGCAGGCCCGAAGCCCCAAATACATATCCCTGCTTAACCATCTGCGCATCTATTTGCCTGAG CTCTTTCCAAGCCTCAACAAGGTGGTCTTCCTTgatgatgacattgttgttcagCGTGATTTATCTCCTCTTTGGGAGATTGATCTTGAAGGAAAGGTGAATGGTGCTGTGGAGACATGCAGAGGTGAAGATAATTGGGTGATGTCTAAGCGCTTCAGGACATATTTCAACTTCTCTCACCCTGTTATAGATCGAAGTCTTGACCCAGATGAATGTGCATGGGCATATGGGATGAATGTCTTTAATCTGGAAGCTTGGAGGAAGACAAACATTAGGGATACATACCATTTCTGGTTGAAGGAG AATCTAAGAGCCGGTCTTACTCTCTGGAAATTCGGTACTTTACCACCTGCGCTTATAGCATTCAGGGGTCATGTCCATGGTATCGACCCATCTTGGCACATGCTTGGCTTAGGATACCAAGAAAGCACGGACATAGAAAGTGTTAAGAAGGCTGCGGTGGTCCACTACAATGGTCAGTGCAAACCATGGCTAGACATTGCTTTTAAAAACTTGCAACCTTTTTGGACGAAGCACGTAAATTACTCCAACGACTTCATTAGAAACTGCCATATTTTGGAGCCCCTATATGACAGATAA